The Rhizoctonia solani chromosome 1, complete sequence sequence TGTAGGATGTATGTTCGCATACGATAAGATATCACCATTCGAGTGTAAGTCCAGACCCTCTACGGGAATCCCCAtagctctggagtgctccgaGGGGCCGTAAAGCTCGACGAGCGCTCCTGAGGGAGCAGTATACATCTCCGACACGTTTGTGAAGCTTTCCGGAGTACTCGCTGAGCATTCCGGATTTGCAACCTCTTGATCCCGGTCGCTCCGGAGTGAGGGGTCCCACGGACTCAACCATTGTATTCAGCTCAAACTAATGATTACCGGGATTTAGTGGCTGCTCAAGACGAAGGGTTCAAACATGTAGGCGGGGTGAGTATTGTTTTTTGGTAGCATCAGCTTACCCGACTCACTTCAAATGACTTGATTTTATAGAAAATAGATGAGTGAGTGTGATTCTAAACTGTTGATGCTATTGAATTGAACATCTTTTTACTAGTGTAACGATTGTAACCGCTCGTATCGTGGAGAACATATAAACTAGACGATGTGCTCTCACACCAATAGATTGGATTCCCGCAAGCTCTGGACTAATATCGGCTTTGCATATATCATACTTCAAGAATATATTGTTACTTGGTAATACTGGATAAATGCATTACAGTCGCCTCTCGATGAAGCTCTGTAAAACGCCCTCGTTCGTAAGAGGGTATTCTTTCAGCTCTACTTTACCATCAACCACAAACGTGTTGGGCTGTACGAATACCTTGCGAGGCTGCTTCTTTGCCAGCACAAGATCTCTGTGATAGCCGATGAGTCTAGACTCAAGGGACGTTTTGTTCATGAGGTCGGGACGACATACCGAATTTCCCCAGCCCACCCTGGTCGAGGAGTGGTAAGCTTCTCATAGAACTCGCGTGCACCCTCGCCATCAGCTATGCTTTTCCGTACTTGTAACTCTACCAAAAGACGCCCCATGGCTGCGTGGCCATCTTTCAATACTTTATCCCGATCGAGCTAATGGCCAGGGACATGAGTACGTGATTGTGACTTCAGATTCCCAGGGGAACTCGCCTTGATATGTACGTCTTCCAGTTTACCTTCCGCATCGCGGAACTCGACGAGTTCGGCTAAACCCTCTTGGATAAAGTAGTTGGTGATGCCAAGTCGAGCTTGCATATGTGCCTGCAAATGTTTTCCCGCCTTTGGATCATAAAGCTCCAGAGCACGGACGCCGGCACGGGCCATGAGTAGATATTGGGCATACTAAATAACGAAAACTAGCGTCAGCGACTCCCTTGGAACGAAAAACGGGTTAGTTTGGGTCTTCCGCATTGCATACCTCAATGTCTTGGCAATCCTTCTCTTCGGTGTAGCCAAAGATCTAATCGTGAATGGATAAGTACGTTGATATCAGCCTGCACATACTATTGCAACTGACCTCCAGAATTTCGCGATTACCCGTGAGATACAATCCAACTGTGTGTAGTACGAATGTGGGTTTTTGAAGCAATATACGAGTGCTTTGACCAGCTTACCACATTCAGCTCTGCACTCCTCAAAAGAAGAGCTGCACACTCCCAGAACCGAACCAGCAGTCTGTCCAGGTTTGTACCAGGTAGTAACCGGTTTTCCGGTAAGTGGGCTGATAGTCTATTGGACGAAGATGGAATTCAACTTTCGAATGGTTCTAGCAATGGCAAAGAAAACTCACTTTCTCGGGGTCAAAGTTTAATTTTCCATCTTTATCTTCGGTAAATCTGGTTTCCAAAAGATTGAAACGCGGCGGTTTACGCTCTGAAAGAATACTTACAGCTTTCCTGATCCATGGCCAAGAAGTTCATGATTGGCCACCTGCACGTCAAACGCCTTGGTGTCCCATTTTTTATAAAATTGGACATCCTCAGGAGACAAGAACGTGATGATCTCGTTTGCCGCCTTGGCAGCAAGAATATTCTGGTCGGTCAAATGAGTCGGGATACCCTAGATTCAACTGCTTCGGGAGCTGTGGGTCACGTACCGCAAGGGATACATTCTACGTTGGATTCTCAATACCTATGCCGGCAGATAGCAACCCACTGAACATACCTTAAAACCAACTTGCTCCCGAACTTCGTAGTAACTAAGAAGAGCTAGGGTCTGAATCATTTGCCAATAATAATATGTACATAACTTACTTCTAAATGTAATATAAAATCAATGTCTATATTAATACTTATATCAGAACTATTGATTTTTACTTACTGGGATCTATTAATgacacatttgatatcaGGATGGATTTATGCCAGTTACCAGGAATGTTTACTTACGTTGATACCAGCGGGAATTCCTATAAGTCTACTTAGTACAAAGTGGTACATTTCAAGATCGGGGAGACTCACCCCCGGTCGCAAAAGATACCACTTCCAGGGCTAGGATCAAGTTGTTACCCAAGTTCTAATATCGGTATAGAGAATGAACTTACCAGTAAAGTCAGGTTTGCGGAACACATCAACCTAGCCAAATAGACCATCAAAATGTGGTGCTCATGCGAAGTTTATTGTTCAACCTGCCTCGAAGTCCTTTCCCCATGGCAAAGTTTTGATTAATTCCGGCGCCCGCTTAACCATGGTTTCGAATTTGGCAGTCAGCGCCTTATTCACGATCGCGGTAAATCCTTCCCATTCCGCCCGGCCGCCGTACTAATCATGGTTGGTGAGGATTTTTTAAAATGTACATGAACCATCACTTACCGGGTCGACGTATGTTTCGATGAAGCCGATGTAGGATTCGACCACTTAAGGGGGGTTATATATGAGTGGTCAACAAATAGACGTACTTGCCTTACCTGGTCCAACATCTTTGACCCAATGCGTGCTTGCCTCTGTGGTATATTGAGACTCATAACGGGCTGCTGAGCTATATGCTAACCTTTGTGTTTTTTGACCGAGCCAGATTTGAAGCTGTGAAGTATCGTGGGTTTGGTTTCATTCAGCAACCACAACGAACTCACCTTTCAATATACCCTTCAATCATTTTAACCTGATGTTCGTTTGCTGTCGCAGTAGTCGAATAAGTATAAATCAAAAGATATTAACTTTGTGGGCCAACCTGCGTATTTCTTGGCCTCTGTCAATGCATCGACCACTTTCTTGAGGGCAGAGCTGTAGTCGCCATATCTAATAGCAATATCAACATTATCGAATGCCTTTGGGTGCTTCTCATCCGGCCTTTCGTCTGCAGATGCAATAAGAATAGCAAAAGATGTGTCAGACTCCTTCAGGACGCTGGAAGAATGGGACAGTCATCAGTCGATCCTATGGTATTAAATAGTAATATTTATTACCGAGTATTCTCGATATCGAGGCTAATCTTCTCCGCAAACTTTTGAATcttttcagcttcttcattGCTGATTACCTTCGTACCGGGATAATAGTTGGAGACGTGTCCATCCTGGTCGTTTAATAACACATTAGCCCGGATTGCATTATATATTTGATCTAAAACTTACGCATCTCTTGCCAATGAGAAGACTAGCTTCCGGCTCTACACCATAAATATGACCCTTGAGCTAGAAGTCGAAACAACAATGACGTTTAGATATATAGATTAGTTTAGATAGTAGGGATCGGTGTCCGCACCTTCTCCCATTGTGGCAGAGCCTTCGAGGAAGAAGGCGAGGCCTCCACAACCTTAGCAAACTTATCTTCAGGTAACCGCGGAACAAACTTGGTAAACCCAAAAGACTTGTAATTAACCAAGTTCGAGAATACCTAGGGTGTCGATCATACGTATTTTGTCAGTCAGTGGTGTTGAGTGGTGTTGATTATACGAACCTGGGCAACATATTCGAGTAACAGGGTCCATTCTTCCTCATCTAGCCCCGATTTGCTCTTTAAATCGACCAGATCGGTGATTTTATGACCATCACTGGTAGAGAAGATGGAAATCAAAAAGTCGTATAGTGATTGCGCCTCTGGTGTCCACTGCTCCTGAACGATACGAGCACCAGCCCATGCCGCGGTACCGACCCAGTGAGCATACAGCTTCTCGTTCTCAGTCAACTGAGCGAACGAGTCTTTGACAGAGAGAGAACATAGCGGCGGGTTCCGATCTGCCAAAAATCGGGCGGCGTTGACGGCAGTTGTGGATGCCATTTGTTTCGCAGAGTTGTGGAAGCGGACAGGGAGGGCGTTTATTCTGTTCAAAGAAACCCCCTTTATGCTGAATCTTGCGATACCTCTAGGCACGAGGTTTCGGGCTAGCATTCAACTGCGGGTGGCCGAAACGCATGTACTTCCGCACTGGGATCAGATGAACCAAGCACGTGATTTGATGGGTGCATGGTACGAATATTAGAACACAAGACTTTTCCTACATCTTTACAGAGACATTTCATATTCTTGGGATTTTACCTTGTGAATCGGCAAATGTATCCACGTTGACGGGTGGATCATAGCTCTACCCTCGTGCCCGACTTTTTGTCCGCATGCCGTACGATGGCTGGTTCCTTCCCAATCATTATCGAAAGCATTTCGTGAACTACATCAGCAGCTACCAGAGATGTAGTCTCGGCTGTATAATCATATGATAAGTGCCATACAAAACATTTGACTGAGTAGAATTTTTATACCATTTGTGTCGTCTGTATAAGTTAATAATCCATTCAACAAGTTCTTAGCCGCCCCTGGTTTTAGTTCACTAAATTACTCACAGGCCGGAGCTACCTCTACCACATCGGCGCCACTATAATATCATGAACAATAAATACTATGTAAACGTAATCTCAATAATCTTTACGCTTACACAACGTTCAGGCCAGTAAGCCCGCGTAAGATTCGTTTGACTTCACGAGTAGTCCACCCTCTGGTACGCATTGGATATCAACCGATGATTAGATTGGAAGAGCTTACCCAGGCTCAGGTGTTCCCGCTGCGTTTCAAAGCCAACGATTAATACGAATGAGAGAACGCCACTATCATACTTACTTGCAGGGGCTAGAGCGGGATCTACAGACTCTCTTGCTCAGACTTAGGTTACAAGCAGTCGGACCTGTACTTACCAATTACATCGATATCTAAGCTATAGGAGGATGTAAACAGTAAGTGACGTTTAGAGCGCTTGCGCCTTACCTCAAATAAACTGGTTTATCTCCAACGTGTTTCCTGATTTTGTCGGCAATCCCGTCCGGTCCCAACTGGTCAATATCATCAGTAGTTATCATAGAGAATCCGGCGTCTTTGTCATGTTCAATATCTTCAATTCCCTGAGAAAAAAAATCTCAGTTACTGAAAGTAGTCCGAGAGAAATGCTACTTACTGCCATCTTGCATCGAATACCGGCATGTATACTACTCCCTCTAGCAACAAGGCCCTCGGTCATCGCTGTCCAAAACATAGTTCCATGAGTAATAACGGTACTGTCTTTGATACCATAGTATCCCAAAACGGGCCAAGTGTCAAGGTGACTATCAAAATGCACTACAGCGACCTCCCCATAAACCTCATGGAGTGAACGCAGTATAGGGAGAATGACTGCGTGATCGCCTCCGAGGGTTACAATACGTGGATGAAGCTTGCCATCTTTCGCTAGATTCCTCATGGACGCAGAGACCGCACTGGATTGAGTCGCTGCTTCGCCCCTGATCAGGGTACTGTATGCGGTCTGCATTTGGTCCATAGCATGTTTCATGTCAAACGGAACAATCGGGACCTAGCAAAAAGATTAGGTTCAGATAACAAGGATGCAATGTAAACCTACATCTCCACAATCTCGTATAACTATATCTTGTTTGTATGGGTTATAGCCTAACGCACAAGTAAGATGGCGTTTTGGTAGCAAAGAAAAACGCAGACCTACCCCATGCAGTCGTATATCCTCGAGCAGGACTAATTCTTCTGGAGCCTGAACGAATCCCATAAGGGCCAAAACGAGCGCCAGGTCTATAGGACACAGCCGAATCGAATGGCATCCCCAGAACAGCGATATCAAAtggtttgtcttcgttttcAGCTTCAAGGCATTTGGTATATGGCAAGTGTGCGAATGACAAGGGACCAGAAAAACTCATGTCAAATTGAGTGCCATATTTCTTTGCCCAGGTCTGGAACCCTTCATCTGCCCCGAGAGGGTTTTGAGAATCTTCACTGTGTCCAAGGTGCGCTCGAATGCCAGCAAAGCACGCGGCGAGCAGCGCACAAGCGGTAGGGCGCATTGTTATATTATCGGTTGGGCCTATTATAATACCAAGCAGTTTCCCACAAGATACACGGTGGGTGTTGGCTCGAACGCTTAGGATCTCGCTTAGCCTTGCTCTTTATACTCCGCCGTTGATATGATACTGTAACACGCCATTTGATATTGGATTAAGCCACGGGATCTTCCTGTTTTATCGATAACCGGTTgtaagtatatgcgcttcATTATAGTATTATATGGTGCATTCCCTAAGATATAATTCATTTATTGCTTGGGCGCTAGGACTCTCTCTCGAAGCCTGGTCCAGTTTCTCCAAATTTGATGCCTGTCTCGTTCCAAAACATCACCTTCACCCTCAATATTGTTTTGACCGCCCGCCCATTCCAATGCACGTTCAAAGCATTCGAGTGCTTCTTTATCGCCCGCTCCTCCTTCGAGTAGTAGCCCCCGTAGATTCCATGCTTCAGCAGCAGACCTTCTAGCATCCCGCAGCAACGAACGAGCCGGCTGCTTCAAAGTTTTCGACGACCCAAAGACGTTCAGAAGGTTCGCATTTGGAACAGGGGGGTGCGGTATAGATGATAATGGAACATCTGGGTGAATGCGCGGTGTACCTGTTAGCAACAGCGCTGTCTGTTCCGATCTTTCTGTCGCTTTAGAAAGGTACTCTAAAGAAGTAGCCAAATTCTTGCGAGGAGATTGTGCCCACAGGACTTCTGCCATGTGTATCATAAACAATGCAGAGCGGTGGGAAGTGAATAATTTGTGAAGTTGCTCTGGCGCTGTATCTTTAGTTATTCGTGAAAACGACGGCGGCGCGAGTTGTTCAAGTAGCGACAAGGCCGTTTCTTCAGTTTTCTTGGCGAGCTGGAGTTCTCTTTGTAGAGCATAGTTTCCTGACATAGAAAGAAGCGTCGAAAAAATGAGACGCTGCGAATAGGGATTGGTGGGTATTTTGCTCTGGTAAACGAACCCGACTGCCTCGAGTGACCGATTCCAAGACTCTATAGCGAGGTTCATGTCGCCCAGTCGCGCATTTAGGTCCCCTAATCGTTTGGCCACTCGTGCGGCCTCGTTTCCTTGTTTAGGAAGTAGGCCCAAAAGGGCTTGCCATTCAATTTGTGCAGCTTCAAGATTCGACCTTCCTCCCATACGCTCCACAACACCGGCATGGAGGCTCATCAGTTCCAAGATAGCAGGATCGCTGGGCTCGGGAATGCGCTTCTGGGCTGCTTCAATAGCACCACGCAGGAAACCCTCTGCTGCCGCATATTTCCTTTCGAAGATATTCAATCCCCCGCGCTCGCCTTCGCCAGTTCCGATGACTCCCTCAAAGCTCGCTGATCCCCAGTTGAGCGGCACCCAAGCACTCCTTACAGCACGTCTAGCCCACCACCCAAGTCGGGGGTCGGTTCCGCCCTGTGTTCCGCCTGACCAGTGTTCCCGTTCGCTCTCCCAACCAAAGAAATCTTCCTTGAGCTCTGGCCTAAGCTCCACATGCTCGACCCATTGATGAGCGGCTTCAAGACCTAGGGCGGTGCTCGCAACAATCAAGCCAAGTCCACCCAAAGAGTATTTGATAATCCGGTGGAAAACCGAGAATGCGAATGCAGTTGGGCGGGCGTAGTTCTCTTGTTGGCTTTGAAAGTTCTCTATCTCGGCAGTGGTTGGTCTAGTGGAACTAGGAGTATGTGGCACATTCGAGGGTGTGCCTGAGTTTCGACGCAATGGAGTGAAGGGATATGCATAATGTGAAACGATGGGGGAGGCAGAAAACCTGGTGTGTGCGAGTTGGGGTCTACGAGCTGCCTGAAGCATAGTTTGAATGGGCTTGTAGTGCTATCACTTCAATAGCAAGAAAGGTATGATCGACTGAGCTCAGATGCGATCGAGGCCAAGCCTGTAAAGATTACAATGTTAATCCCGCTATGATGAAATTATGGCATTGTGCAATATCCCTTTTGCTTATCCGGGGTTTGGGCGCTTATATGACTATCGCACAAACCACCATGGTCAGATTTTATAGCCGGTTCATTATAGCTTCTGCCTTCTGGACTTTCGCGGAACCTATCGTTGCTACACGAGCCATATTGACAATATTGCGCTCTTTCTACGGCCCAGATGATTTGCTCTATCTTGGTAAACTCATCCATGAATGGCCTCGAGTATTATATCCATTTTCAATTGTGCTCAACGAGCTGGTTTTATCCTATGTCACGTCGGTAAGACGGAAACGTGAAATGAAGCGACTAGGCTGCTACGATCTGATTCCACGAGTGAAAGTATGCCTTTAAACTTAAAGGTCTATTCATAACCTCATTGTTCGCATCCGGGATAAGGGTCGCTGGATTGGGAATATCGACGTCCTTATAGCTATCGTTGAGTATTCAGCTTTAACACACCTGCCTATCATGAATCTGTGACGCTTCAAGACGCGCAATGAAGCAAATGAATACTGCGGTGATATATTCGCCGAGTGGGCTGAGAAGTATGGCCCCACATTCGACATGAATATCCTTTGGGCCCACCAGGTACATTTTTACTTAACCCTCGCCAGGAATCGTCTAATGATAGAGTGTACAGATTGTCACAGGCAAGCACAATAATTCGGTACAATACGGAGCTGGCCTAAGTAGATTAATAAATAGTCGATCCATCTAACGTCAAGCATATCGTCGGTTAGTACATGTACTCGCCCAAGGATGAATCGCGGCTCTGAGGCATACCAAGCCACATCTTTCAATCAATTTGAAAAGGGGGAGAAGTTTCATGATATGTTAGAAGGCTTTTTAGGAACGGGTATATTCAACTCGGACGGAGAAACCTGGAAACTTGTACGTTCCACCTCTCCGGCTATAAGGAATGCCTAATAAATTATAAGCATCGCTCTATGGCGAGGCCATTTTTTGATCGAGAAAGAGTGGTTAATCAATCTCATTTTGAACGACATACTGGGAGGCTGAAGTCATTACTGGGTGTGCTATCCGACAAGGACGATTCATCATTCGATATACAAGTTGGGTATCACATATTACCCAAATTCATAATGCTAAATATTCCATAGGATCTTTTTAGCCGTTACACTCTGGATTTTACCATGGGTTGGTTCATTATTATCAATGATCCGAACATAGCACTAACTTATGAGCACTTGTACGTAGCCTTCCTATTTGGATTAGACTCCCGTACTATGGTTCCCCCTCATTTGATCACCAAAGAATCAGAGAAATTGATGTTTGCATTCGATACTCTTCGCAAAGCAGCGTCAACACGAATTAGGATGTGCGTAATCCATTCATCACTGTCGTATATTACTTCAATTTTGGAGTAGCGGGTCAAATTGGCCCTTGTTTGAGCTATTTTCTGATAGGATGAAGGACTCGAGGCGAACCGTTGATGCATATATTATGCCTATCGTAAACGAAGCAATAGAAAGAAACCAATCCATCGCTCAGGGCGATGATGACGCTACAAGGACGTTCTTGGAGTACCTGGTAACAGTTAGCAATGGTGCATTACCTTAAATTAGTGACTTATCTGTTGCTTAATCTAATCTCGGATAGACCCGAAACTTATCCGCGATACTTTGGTTTCTTTCTTGTTAGCTGGACGAGATACAGTAAGTAGCTCAGAATAATCAAGCACATTCCGTCCCTAATAAGATATACAGTCTGCGTCGTTGCTTACATTTACTATCTATGTATTGGCCCTGTATCCGGATACCTACGACCAACTTTCCAAGGAAATCAACAGCATCGTCAATGACGATCGCCCGTGTACCTTTGAGGAAATTAAGAGTATGCGATACCGTAAGTCAGATAAATCGCGATCTGAACAAAGTAGGATATGTTAATTAGTCATAACATTCTAAAGTGCGCGCGTTGATTAACGAAACGTTGAGAGTCTTTCCCCCTGTTCCATTTAACATTCGTCGGTCAAAAAACCTTCCGTCTATTCTACCGTCAAGCTTATCGAGGGCACAAAACGGGTTGTTCTTATACCCTAGGTGTTCAATAACATACTCGCTTCTTCATATCCATAGGCGAAAGGACATATGGGGAGATGACGCGGAAGAATTTAAGCCGGGTAGATGGCTCGCGGAGGATCCTCAAAAGGTTCATACAACGAATCCGTTTGCTTTTATTCCGTTCAACGGAGGTCCCAGGATGGTATGTTTTTCTTTAGTAAAATACTATATCGGATGCATCATATGTGACTACGTTTTGAAGTGCCTGGGACAAAACTTAGCCTACTTGCTGGTATCTCATACCATCGTCGAATTGGTCCGTAGCTTTACATGGAGCCTAAGCTCCCATATACAACAAGCAAAGCCGCCTGTCAACTGGCGTGGAGAGCCAGGCAGAAAAGGAGAAGAGCAATGCTGGCCTAAATCGTCCCTGACGCTGTATTCAGATGTAAGTAAGCCTAGTTCTTGGAAGGTTCCAAGGTACTCATGAATTGCAACCCCAATGAAAAGGGTGGATTATTTATTAGAATGAATAAGAAGGGAGTGGGTTCGACCTGGTAGCTATTTCAAAACGTCAAAATTGAGCATATATGTACTGTTACATTAGTCGAAAATTCGGACACCATCGATTCCCAAACTCCTCCGCGCTTGAATGACACCAGCCATCTCTTTAATAAACTCCTCTAGTATCACAGTATTATCAAGAAGCTGGGATAGCGTGATGCGTTTCTTGTCCTTTCTATCTCTGTCTCTTGACCCTACTTGCTCGCCGCTTTCAGGGTCCTTCCACGCAGTAAACACGTCGTCTTCTACATGCACACTCGATGGTTTTCTATCGGATGCCCATGGTCCGGTAATGGGCTCTGCAGCAGCAAATCCATCGAGGTCAATAGCAGACGTATTATGGTAGTGAGAGCTGAACGGTGTTGATGGGACAACCTTGGGTTCCCCACCTCGTGGCGGAGTAGTAGGCTCTGGAGCGACAGAGCCAGTGGGTGATTTAACCTTTTTGGAGGATAAAAATGACATGAACGAAGACCCAGTTCTGTTCTTTGGGCGCTGGGGCGTTTCTGGAGTTGCTGGTAGTGGCGATGAGCAGGGGGCCCAGTCGCTAGTAATATCTAGCGAGAGGTCCAAGTTCAAAGCATCGCTAATATTCTCCGAAAATAGTAAGCCTTGACGGCGATCCGTTAGATGTTTATCGAAGCCTGAAATGCGGCTTCGGTAGCGTTCGAGCTGAATAACAAGCCCAAGGAGGCATCATAAATCACGGGTCGTGTTTCAGCGTCGTTTGGATTTATAAAAGTAGGGGCTAGCTCGAGTGATTCCGTCGAGTCAATAGATCGATCATCGCCATCGTCAGGATTTTGGAATGCTTTGGAGTTCGGCGGTTGAGATTCGGCATCGAAAGCGAGCCATCCGACCATTGACCTGTTGGGACAACAGGATATAGCAGTCAGCACGCCGGTAAGAGCGATATTGTATTCGGGGGTTTGTACGAAAAAGTGCCTTAGAGAGCGTAATAATAGTTTCAGCAAAGAGTCATTTGGTTGAAGTTTATGCTTCCAACTCATATAGGAGGAGTCGCCATCCAGAGTTCGACAATAGCAGATTTCGGATTGAACTATCTCCAAGGCATCGCGCACGTAATTCTCATAACCTGTACTAAAAACGTCTAGCTCGTTGCTTGGGTTGATGCGCGATACGAGTGATAGATATAGCCCAAGCTCGCGCTCGTGGGTGGCGTAAGTAATGGTTCTATGAATCGCACCAGAGATCAACTTGGTGAGC is a genomic window containing:
- a CDS encoding dipeptidyl peptidase 3 — its product is MASTTAVNAARFLADRNPPLCSLSVKDSFAQLTENEKLYAHWVGTAAWAGARIVQEQWTPEAQSLYDFLISIFSTSDGHKITDLVDLKSKSGLDEEEWTLLLEYVAQVFSNLVNYKSFGFTKFVPRLPEDKFAKVVEASPSSSKALPQWEKLKGHIYGVEPEASLLIGKRCDGHVSNYYPGTKVISNEEAEKIQKFAEKISLDIENTRVLKESDTSFAILIASADERPDEKHPKAFDNVDIAIRYGDYSSALKKVVDALTEAKKYAANEHQVKMIEGYIESFKSGSVKKHKEASTHWVKDVGPVVESYIGFIETYVDPYGGRAEWEGFTAIVNKALTAKFETMVDVFRKPDFTALEVVSFATGGIPAGINIPTLALLSYYEVREQVGFKNVSLANILAAKAANEIITFLSPEDVQFYKKWDTKAFDVQVANHELLGHGSGKLFTEDKDGKLNFDPEKTISPLTGKPVTTWYKPGQTAGSVLGVCSSSFEECRAECVGLYLTGNREILEIFGYTEEKDCQDIEYAQYLLMARAGVRALELYDPKAGKHLQAHMQARLGITNYFIQEGLAELVEFRDAEGKLEDLDRDKVLKDGHAAMGRLLVELQVRKSIADGEGAREFYEKLTTPRPGWAGEIRDLVLAKKQPRKVFVQPNTFVVDGKVELKEYPLTNEGVLQSFIERRL
- a CDS encoding agmatinase — its product is MRPTACALLAACFAGIRAHLGHSEDSQNPLGADEGFQTWAKKYGTQFDMSFSGPLSFAHLPYTKCLEAENEDKPFDIAVLGMPFDSAVSYRPGARFGPYGIRSGSRRISPARGYTTAWGYNPYKQDIVIRDCGDVPIVPFDMKHAMDQMQTAYSTLIRGEAATQSSAVSASMRNLAKDGKLHPRIVTLGGDHAVILPILRSLHEVYGEVAVVHFDSHLDTWPVLGYYGIKDSTVITHGTMFWTAMTEGLVARGSSIHAGIRCKMAGIEDIEHDKDAGFSMITTDDIDQLGPDGIADKIRKHVGDKPVYLSLDIDVIDPALAPATGTPEPGGWTTREVKRILRGLTGLNVVGADVVEVAPAYDTNAETTSLVAADVVHEMLSIMIGKEPAIVRHADKKSGTRVEL
- a CDS encoding cytochrome P450 family protein, producing the protein MNRGSEAYQATSFNQFEKGEKFHDMLEGFLGTGIFNSDGETWKLHRSMARPFFDRERVVNQSHFERHTGRLKSLLGVLSDKDDSSFDIQDLFSRYTLDFTMAFLFGLDSRTMVPPHLITKESEKLMFAFDTLRKAASTRIRIGSNWPLFELFSDRMKDSRRTVDAYIMPIVNEAIERNQSIAQGDDDATRTFLEYLVTVSNDPKLIRDTLVSFLLAGRDTSASLLTFTIYVLALYPDTYDQLSKEINSIVNDDRPCTFEEIKSMRYLRALINETLRVFPPVPFNIRRSKNLPSILPSSLSRAQNGRKDIWGDDAEEFKPGRWLAEDPQKVHTTNPFAFIPFNGGPRMCLGQNLAYLLVSHTIVELVRSFTWSLSSHIQQAKPPVNWRGEPGRKGEEQCWPKSSLTLYSDNE